The Misgurnus anguillicaudatus chromosome 12, ASM2758022v2, whole genome shotgun sequence region TTATATTATTCACTTTTTGGAGCTTTAAAAGTGGGCcactatccaatgccattataaagctgaaaTGACTCaggatattattttatataactcCGAGTCTGTGTTTGGCTAAAATAGGAAAGTCATACACTTTAAGGATTAGtcctttttcttaaaaaaaaaaatctagatacaGTCACCTTTTTCTCAcctccatgtcatccaaaatgttgatgtctttctttgttcagtcgaaaaggaaattatgttttttgaggaaaacattccaggatttttttcattttaatggacccaaacacttaacagttttaatgcagtttaaaattgcagtttcaaaggactctaacgatcccaaacgaggcataggggtcttatctagcgaaacgattgtcatttttgacaagaaaaataaaaatatgcatttttaaaccacaacttctcgtctatctccggtcctgtgacgtgccagcgcgacctccattaaagtctattaaaatgagaaaaatcctggaatgttttccccccaaaaaacacaatttcttctcgaatgaacaaagaaaaacaccaacatcttggatgacatggtggtttTAAGAAAATGACCTAATCCTTTAAGAGTATAGTCTGTTATTTTACGTGTACTCAAACATACCAGCATGGTTGAACACATCGTTTATTTGACTCATACCAGTACATAGATGTTCGACACATGCGCAATGCAACAAAATGCATGCAATGCATCTTATGGGCTAAATAATACATTCTCCTGTAGTCGCATGCGCAACCTACGAGTACAATGTACGTGGGGTTTGAAAAGACGTACACTCTTCTGATGCAGACCCTCAAAACGGGACTATACTTTGGCCTTTAGGATAACTTGAGGGTAAGTACAATATGAGCTCATTTTAATTTTGCGGTAAACTATTACTTTATGTTAACGGGTGTGTAACTCACCTGGTATCGAGCAAGATGACTGTCCAGTGCCGTGTACTGAATAGTGGCAGGAGATCCAGATGGCCAGTCTATACCGCTCACCTGCTTGGAGAACTCATCCAAAACCTTAAGACAATCACAAACCGGTTTTCACTTTTACTTGCTATAATCATCTCActtatattttaacatgaataataaatacatttgagaAGGCCTAGCATCTGTAATCAGAAAAGATTTTTCTCTGTCCATTAAGGCAAACATACCTTGTCCAGTAAGGTAAAACAGACTCTAGAGGGATATTCATTGTCTGCGATCACAACCCCGCTCAGATTGTCGTTCCGCACGTACACGTGACACAAATACTctgtgaaaaacaaaacacaaatgtGATTTCTTGGCACAGCTGACTCATTCTGTGCAGTAATTACATAGTAAAGCTAATAACTAGTTCTTCATCCTGCACAAAGTACAATTAAACATCCCAGCTCCAATCAGAGTCATCATCACTGACCTTGTTCTTTAACAGACGCTCGACTTCCTAACGCTGACCGCTCGACAATCAGCGAGCTTGTGAATGTCATGAATTCCTGTACACtgcaaatacatacatacatattttactTCAGCattatgaaaaatgaaaattagcccatATTTTACTTATCCTCAAGTCATTCTAGGTGTTtatgactttcttctttcagtcaaacacagtcagagttatattaaatcatatttgactcttttcagctttataatggcattagGGTTGCAAAGCAGCAATTGGAAATATTCCAATATGggaattatttgtaaatttatataaagtatatcatattcaaacataaataaacactttgtttggtcataagcagacatgcaagcaaagtcaattttttttattatgttttaaaaaggGAAAGAAAAACTACCCCAAACTTTTGACTTGTAGTGTTattgttaaaacatttttttttataaattgttcTTTGTTTAAATAATGATACTATAATGATATAATGAAATAATGATACTTGCGCTCATTCAAATTCCCagtttattttcattaattCCCCCAAATTTTCAGATATTCCTATTATTTATAACCCACGGGCGtaatttataaagtttaaaatcgaaagacatttaaaaactgTATGGATTCTTTTTTCATGGGTGGGTACTccaaaaatggggcactatccagtGGCATTACATTCCTATGTTTCTAAGAtaataaagtattatttaatcacagagccaggatattatttaaaggggccatggcacaagacttttttaagatgtcaaataaatctttggtgtccccagagtacatatgtgaagttttagctcaaaatgccatataaataatttattatagaatgttaaattgtcactttgtaggtgtgtgcaaaaatgtgccgttttgggtgtgaaattcaaacactggtcacaatgatggtggtttgttgcaattaaaactcaattgtgcttttctctgcactaaatggcagtgctgtgattggatagtgcagattaaggggcggtattattataataagagctccttatgacatcataagaagagccacatttcaactacatattttttcatgtgcttgtagaaaatggtttaccaaaactaagttactgggttgatctttttcacattttctaggttgatagaagcactggggacccaatcatagcacttaaacatggaaaaaagtcagattttcatgccatggtcCCTTTAATATAACTCCACTATGTTTGgctaaaagaagaaaatcaTATACATCTAGAGGATGACTTGAGGGTATttacattttggggtgaactgtccctttaagaacagATTAACAACCAAAGGTTTCAAACCCACCTGGATCTCTGAAAGAAACTGAATGATGACAGATCATACGCTGCTTTAAGCAGGTTGGCTTTCGTTGAACCTTTATACAAGACACTCAGACTGTAAAGCCTCATGATGTTTCTGGACAGGACCTGCAACAATAACACATCATCTGTGAGATAAGATAGATAATGAGATCTAAACCTAACCTTCATCTGGATCTTTAACCACTAATAAGCCTCACCACCCTACATAACAAACAAGGATATGAATGACGTCTGGATAGGATCCTGGATTTGATCATCACAAGAGGTTGGAAAGGAAAGTTTTATTAGTAAATATCTTCTGTTCATTATACTGACGTGTAATTATGATCCTATAAAATATCAACAGGCTGGTCATTAACAGCTGTTTAGCTGTCAAGTTATCCGTAAAATATCACGCTATTAACACAGTCAGTGTCACCATCTCGTTTAAATCATTCATAgttttgtaaatataaaatacttCTCAATATTTCCAGAAAGTGTCGTTTCTTACCTTCTCTGTGTGAAATAGCCAAAACTGAAGCTAACCCGTTTACAGCTAATCTAATCTAAACAGATCACAATGACTTTACAATTATTCGTTTAAATAGATAAACGTGCCTTTATGGAGCTGTCAGAGAAATTAaagtattaataaatatttgttttaggAAGTCGTTGTGATCAACTAAAGGAAGAAGACATTTGATGAGCTCACAACTATGCGAGGGATTTTTTCAAGAAACTTGCTAGCTGGCAGAAAGCggcacttcaaaataaaagtccctcCTCCACACCCATAAAGCATACGTAGATAAACTGAAGTGGGCAAAATAAAAGTTGATAATCCATAAActaaaaatgatgataaatatattttcaactaaaGGAAGAAGACACTTGATGAGCTCACAACTATGCGATGGATTTTTCGAGAAACTTGCTAGCTGGCAGAAAGcgttactttaaaataaaagtcccTCCTCCACACCCATAAAGCAGACGTAGATAAACTGACGTGGGCAAAATAAAAGTCGATAATCCATAAACTAAAAATcatgataaatatattttcatcatacagtacatgatataaatactaaatattattatattattttatgttattaatAATTATAACAATTATAACAATTAGCTGATacccaggggttttcaaacttttttgccAAACACCCCCATGGCCTTAGTTATTTTTCTTGAAGTACCCTGagtttttaaagtaaatatttcaataatttaataagaacatttgcatgtttaaccTCAAAAACGTGTATTCTTCatccattttaaagttttttatcagctgtattttactttattgtagtttttggaTCTTTATTTGGTAATTTGGTAATTATATAtgtactttaacttaaaaaaaaaaacaagttaaactatttcaacttgtttttataagttatgtcaacttatcacaggtcaagACTTGAAATAATAGGTTgtattgacttgcaaaaccatttttttaaacttcatgctgcattttttttacagtgtaattggttatattttcaataaactCACAAAACCCCTACAATTTCCCAGTTTGGGAAATcctgttttaacccattgtgaCACTACACATATTTTCTGGCCAGCCCTGGATCAACTTAGTAAGTACTGTATCTTCATTAAGGGCATTGTGTTGATATAAGTTAT contains the following coding sequences:
- the ykt6 gene encoding synaptobrevin homolog YKT6, producing the protein MRLYSLSVLYKGSTKANLLKAAYDLSSFSFFQRSSVQEFMTFTSSLIVERSALGSRASVKEQEYLCHVYVRNDNLSGVVIADNEYPSRVCFTLLDKVLDEFSKQVSGIDWPSGSPATIQYTALDSHLARYQNPREADAMTKVQAELDETKIILHNTMESLLERGEKLDDLVQKSEHLGNQSKAFYKTARKQNSCCEIM